aataatggatgttaaattaaattaatttatatattggaggagacaaaaaaataaaatgttacaaactaatagttaataaatagaaagcttttttataaatagttactcTTTAATGTCTTTATAGAcacattagtaaaatatatttaaaaataaagatacttatttatgatgaaaaaattgaaaaatgttcattcaaggtttcaaattctgatttttttttttaatagatttaagtttataattttatcttaaagtttatcaaattgtttattgtacttcaaaatcatttttatttcctattttatacatcataaataatggttcattactaatattaccttgattttagtaaaattgacAATGTCAATAGCTGGGATATTAAGCAAGTATTGCACAACTTCTTTAGGGTTATCCTTTTCACATCCCAAATGTTTTGCCAACTTAAAAGCTGATTCTCTGTGGTTTTCATTGAAAGCCCACGGATTAAATATACATCCACTTTGCATGATAGCCTTTTGGAATAATcctagttaaaaaataaaaaataaatatttttaaataatttaaattatatttagtattataaatgtatgaaaaaatgtaaaaatacatataaaaaataatataaacatcaaCCTGTGGATTGTGGAGACAGAGTGTGACAATGAACAGATGCTGATCCTGCGCTTTCTCCAAAAATAGTAATGTTTTGATTATCCCCTCCAAATGAAGAAATATTAGCTTTTACCCATTTGATTGCAAACAGTTGATCTTTTAAGCCCATATTGCCAGGACATTCAtcaatatcaaaattcaaaaatcctaaaaaaaatatacaggttatttattttattataaattaatgaaattttatagataattaagtcataaaaaaaaaattatattaatttttgaatatttttaaaattaccaagAGCATTCAATCGATAGTTAATCGTTACTATGATTACATTTTCATCAATCAAATAATCAGGAGAATAAAAATCTGACGAAGCAGATCCATTATTAAATGCTCCACCGTGTATAAACACCATAACAGCCTTTTTTTCTTCTAGTTCTTCCTAGTAAGACAGTAAgtcgcaataaaaaaaaaatgcaattgttAACATTATAGTACAACAGCATTATTAAGGTAATAGTTTTCTAATTGGTACTTGAGGcacaaatatgtttaaatataaacaatcttCACTTCCAGCAATTTTGttacttaaaaatgaatattgcaTGCACATGTTTCCCACTGAAAATGCTTTTAATATACCAGACCACCCTGGATGTTTGACAGGAGGCTGTAAAATACCAAATATCAACAACCTAaatcaagtaaataatttattataattttaaaatataatcttaatgttattttattgctttaaattgtattatataaataaccaaaaaaCGTCTGACCTTGAATCTCAAGTCTCCAACAGGTGGTTTAGCATAGGGTATACCTAGAAAACTGACATAAGGCTTATTTGATACTAGTGTTTTGTAGTGAATTCCTTGTAAGGTACCTTGCTCTATAATAACAGTCATTTTCTTTCGTggctagaaaaaaaaattatttttatacatattaatatattttattattgtacattttcttataacagtaaaaacactataaaaagtCGATGTGTAtaagctatttattttattatttaaaatttaaataacatttcttAACTTCTCAAATTGCCTActactaaaaaatacaataaatgttatacttaaaggtatttgtaaaatatttcgcATGGTACTTAAAAACCTCAAGTTTAATACAAAGATTAGATAAAGCGAgtcaaaaattttttatttaggacTTAGGTAAATGCTGTAATATACAATGCTGATGAAATTTTTGAGTCCATTCTAGTTTGCATCTTTAAAAGCAGCCATACCAACCTGAGTGTGTGCGTTcaaaaaaactcaaattcaaaataaatcacattaacttaaaaatttgtatataattattatgtatcaaaaacattagattaaaaaaaattcaatgtttGAGAGTAGTTGCACGCACTTAGCAAGAAAAAAGTAGAGTATTTCTGCTGTAGAATATTACAACtagtgaattttaaatgtttgacaTGGTCATCAGAAGATGATCTATACTAAACCGTGCCATAACTGTCAGGTATCTTACGATAGTGCTGAATAAAAATCCTTTGAACTTGTTGAACATGACTTTGGCAAGGAAGTGCCATTTGATGAATGACCGCCACAAGTTCGACATAATTGAACAAAGTTGTTAGAAATGAGTTCTTGTTCGTAGTAGAATAGTATCcggtcaaatatttaatacttagttTATGTGAACAGAACGACATCCAACATGGACGtacatcaaaattatcaaGAATACATTATACCCAAAGGTAACACAATTATCACATATAActcttaatcataatataatcggAATTTTAGCTTAAAACTCAAAAGTTAAGACTCGGCAATCACGACCCGACAAAATCAcactaagaaatattttacagttaaaacttaaatttaaaatttaaatattttatttgttaagagGATTGGAAACGGTGATTTTCTGTCTTTGTCTAACATAccgattgatattataatgaagcGATAAGAATACTGAATACGGGTTTGAATTAGtcatcttttaaatttatcgactttcctacattttttatcttatccccctaaaatcctaaaaaagttatattaaaaaagagtacctaatttaaaaaaaacatgtttcaattttttatattaattaattttaaaatattaattttttttatattaattatgccTATTTTTTGTAACACACGTTTACACGTTAGCCATGACGCCTATCTATATGACTATACCTAATTATGATGGCCAATACTATGATTTACATAAACgattatagtacctatcatactgattttatattttttattttgttatacctTACACATTCAGAATGTAACGTTCTGTGTTCTGATAACtgatattctaatttttttttaagaaataagagttattatttttttattatacctacctatacaaaCCTACTTGAAAGTTCAAAGTCGAAACATTTGatcaaattattagttgttcgatataatttttctagacATTGAGTTAccgagtaattaatttatgtaatgctttgaacattttgaacaaacgggtttttatacatttatattataaactataaaaacaattactttTAACTACTATTGTAACGTAAGTTATACTATTTTCACCAAACTATCTTCTAAGTTAGATACTTGGAAAATTTCGGAAACTTacttatattctaatatagtcagtttttgtattaaagtaacttaactttaactagttgaaaaaatgattaacttGCCCAGCTTTGGAATATTGTAGAGTCATCATCATATCCAGTTCTGGAATTAGAAATATGAAGTCTCTTGGCTCTATATTTTGGCTGATATTGAATTGAGTCCCACAAATACTTTTGGGTTATCGGAGTTGAGTCCTACCAATATTGTTAGGTTGTTCGAGTTTAGTCCCTTCAgcctattattgatatatattgtttttaataataataattatgtttttaaaataataataattaataacagttatgtgtaatataataatgttaataattaaataatggctggtgaaaaattaaatgatacaaattttaaaaagttaaatctccaaatttgcttatttatatatttgtttgtctGCTCtcgtaaacatttttctttttctaatGTTTCTTTACGTGGTCTTTTTGCTTTgcttcttaattttatttatgtaccaaAGTGTATTCCCAGAAAAGTgtccacaaaaataaaaatatttggatgtCCCGAAtgaaaaaaagcatttaattttaagtgaatTTTATTGTGTAGCTAGTTATGACATTTTATCTAAAGGGAGTAGGGACTCAATTCAATATTACCGaatattttaactacctactttacttatgtacctatatcgactgttcatttaataaattaagtaggtaatatGTTGTATGTTTAAAGTGCTTGGACCTTTACTCAAATATCCAACCCCGAATTAAGCAATATGCGTATTTACATGCAATAATCTGAATAATCATTTGGAGCGGTCGTCGGATAGTGATAAAAATCATCACTGATTAATAATGatctatatattctatacgAAACCGTGCTATTACTGCTATTAGGTATATCTTACAATACAGCTGGACAAGAATCCCTTGAATTTGTTGAATACGATATTGGCGATGAAACGCCATTTGATGAACGTCCGCcacaatttaaacataatcgaacgaaattttcaacaatttctCGTTTAcagatattaataacaaaatcggTCGAGTTTAATTAATGTAGCAGTAGAGAAGACAAAACAAACGTCCAACCCGACACCGACAATATCACTAACACAAATCGTACTTACCGGCTGTTACCACtcctataaatgtataatctgAATTAACTCTTTAATCTTTTAAGCTCAAAAGTCCACAACCATGAACCGGCAATATATTACCATTTGTAtgttcttaaaattatgtaaaaatttcaagtttagaCAGTCATCAAGTGTCCAGacataaacacaaaaataattatttataataaccgaCAAGAGAATGCACGATGACGGCAAAGATTAAATGCGCttatagaattaaatatttcgtattttaatttgcGATCGCGATTAGTACTTGTATTGTTGCACCTATAGGTACATCGTCGGTTGTCGACACGTCGCTGTCGTGAAACTTGACATacctaaatacaatattaatatgtttgtattcgTCGTTGGACACAACAGTCAGCTTTTACTGCTATACGCAGACCGGGATCAGTGATGTACGCAGGGGGGGGGGTGTTAGGAGATATGACACCCCCCTCAAAAATAAGTGTCTGTTCAAATAATGAAacgatgacaaaaaaaaaaaattcatgtgAATTCatgcatataattatgatttatgacacCCCCCTAAAAAAAATCCTGGCTACGCCACTGGCCGGGATTAAGGAACCCGCGTGGTTAAATTTTAGGGatgcattttttttcgattgatggttccatattttaaatgtatgttattgtGGTATGGAGTTAACAgcgaatatatataatagtgtattaatgtattatataatatatatatatatatagtcgtaTTGTGTACTGTAGGCGGCAGACCCGGCAGCACTCATGGACACGCGCATTAATGTTCGAGTCCactttggtaatttaaaaaattgaatcaaatttaaccaataaatataattatatcaattatgatCACATTATATGaagtaatcaatatatttattaataaaaaagatcGACGTAATAAACTTTCATTCaagaatatacctatttatatttaggcgCAACTAGACCAATATTTTTgagggtaaaaaaaaagtaaagacCTCATAGATAGCTGCTAGGTGTAGGAACataatagataggtacttGTTTTTCTTAAGAATagcatatagtataaaatattttaattaataataatgtttactaCAGAATagtcaaattttaatagaaaaatatttttattttaggagtATACAGTGTCCAGTAGGAATATGACGTCAATGATTACCTATAGAAGgtacctttttattttatgaatttgctGTTATTGcttgtttttttctaattacagAAGGTAACTATAACTTCATTTTCAAATAGAGGGGTGGaatggttaaaattattatgatataggacgccaaatttctaaatatgtttatagaaaGAGGTGTGGGGATGTGGGGGTACGTTCCAGGGTGCCAGGAATAGCGTAGCATGAATCTAGCCcctttaagaaattaaatattaactctagaaaccaataaaaaaattaaccatgataataaatatcttatagcctaataatataatcattttactaattattctattttatttattaaaatcaattacattgtatatttaaaaacaaactttttaagtctttgattaaaaaaaaaaatttcaggtttttttttataattttaagatatttttaagtattgtcGTTCACCATCACCAATTTAAGCGTAACCAGGGCTAAATATATGCTTCTGATGTCtccatgtattatgtatgtaatatgtaagcGACCATTGTATAGTTTATGTGAGCAGTtgtcttaaaagttaaaataatattggctgataatttg
This sequence is a window from Rhopalosiphum maidis isolate BTI-1 chromosome 1, ASM367621v3, whole genome shotgun sequence. Protein-coding genes within it:
- the LOC113548613 gene encoding esterase FE4-like isoform X1, translating into MSNLWRSFIKWHFLAKVMFNKFKGFLFSTIPRKKMTVIIEQGTLQGIHYKTLVSNKPYVSFLGIPYAKPPVGDLRFKPPVKHPGWSGILKAFSVGNMCMQYSFLSNKIAGSEDCLYLNIFVPQEELEEKKAVMVFIHGGAFNNGSASSDFYSPDYLIDENVIIVTINYRLNALGFLNFDIDECPGNMGLKDQLFAIKWVKANISSFGGDNQNITIFGESAGSASVHCHTLSPQSTGLFQKAIMQSGCIFNPWAFNENHRESAFKLAKHLGCEKDNPKEVVQYLLNIPAIDIVNFTKIKGKTDFTNYEFIPSVESEAVSDKFLPAHPEILVKIAPTVPVITGINNMEGLIAFGEYRMRKIINDTEEINELLKSHYTKEIINEVKNFYFNECNLECGTTRLENICHLYSDLYFSKDFHRSYNHSIIQNISPVFCYEFKFDGEINACKNILFSLRPTFQLLKGACHADELSYLFYGRLFGFAPKANSPELKMCRILSKLWTNFAKTGNPNSQDLSFEWSNTSAEEPKYLSLDGDNTCMVNELLNSSRVHFWEKISETVKSQQKL
- the LOC113548613 gene encoding esterase FE4-like isoform X2, which translates into the protein MFKLWRTFIKWRFIANIVFNKFKGFLSSCIPRKKMTVIIEQGTLQGIHYKTLVSNKPYVSFLGIPYAKPPVGDLRFKPPVKHPGWSGILKAFSVGNMCMQYSFLSNKIAGSEDCLYLNIFVPQEELEEKKAVMVFIHGGAFNNGSASSDFYSPDYLIDENVIIVTINYRLNALGFLNFDIDECPGNMGLKDQLFAIKWVKANISSFGGDNQNITIFGESAGSASVHCHTLSPQSTGLFQKAIMQSGCIFNPWAFNENHRESAFKLAKHLGCEKDNPKEVVQYLLNIPAIDIVNFTKIKGKTDFTNYEFIPSVESEAVSDKFLPAHPEILVKIAPTVPVITGINNMEGLIAFGEYRMRKIINDTEEINELLKSHYTKEIINEVKNFYFNECNLECGTTRLENICHLYSDLYFSKDFHRSYNHSIIQNISPVFCYEFKFDGEINACKNILFSLRPTFQLLKGACHADELSYLFYGRLFGFAPKANSPELKMCRILSKLWTNFAKTGNPNSQDLSFEWSNTSAEEPKYLSLDGDNTCMVNELLNSSRVHFWEKISETVKSQQKL